A single genomic interval of Anopheles marshallii chromosome 2, idAnoMarsDA_429_01, whole genome shotgun sequence harbors:
- the LOC128707709 gene encoding 28S ribosomal protein S2, mitochondrial, whose protein sequence is MLLRRVFAAGIPRSLSTATMPEQLVTSERASDVLNHPDYFDVHKLFTIEDLFKARVHLGHKEGTLNDNMKGYLYGSRLGHCIIDLDKTVEYLRTALNVAAHIAYRDGIILFFNRNALNAHRVEQTAKDCGEFAHTRYWRGGVFTNAKVQFGAVTRLPDLCIFLNTMNNVLDMHTAVRDAAKMNIPTIGIVDTNCNPNLITYPVPGNDDTPAAIELYCKLFKKAILVGKEKRKADAANGTQ, encoded by the exons atgcttctgCGTAGAGTTTTCGCTGCTG GTATTCCACGATCGTTGTCCACTGCTACGATGCCGGAACAGTTGGTCACATCGGAAAGAG CCTCCGACGTGTTAAACCATCCGGATTATTTTGATGTTCATAAGCTTTTCACTATTGAAGATTTGTTTAAAGCTCGAGTTCACCTGGGCCACAAGGAAGGTACGCTGAACGACAACATGAAAGGCTATTTGTACGGCAGCCGTTTGGGTCATTGTATCATCGATCTGGACAAAACGGTGGAATATCTGCGCACCGCCTTGAACGTAGCCGCCCATATTGCATATCGGgatggaattattttattcttcaatCGGAACGCACTCAACGCACACAGAGTGGAACAAACGGCTAAAGACTGTGGCGAATTTGCGCATACGCGCTATTGGCGAGGCGGTGTATTTACCAACGCTAAGGTTCAGTTTGGAGCCGTGACGCGTTTGCCGgatttgtgtatatttttaaacaccATGAACAACGTTCTCGATATGCACACGGCCGTCCGTGATGCAGCCAAGATGAATATTCCAACGATCGGGATCGTTGATACCAATTGCAATCCAAATCTGATCACTTATCCCGTACCCGGTAACGATGATACTCCGGCCGCGATCGAGTTGTATTGCAAACTGTTCAAAAAAGCCATTCTTGTGGGAAAGGAGAAACGAAAGGCGGACGCCGCTAACGGAActcagtga
- the LOC128708521 gene encoding nucleoporin Nup37 — protein MDTKGSPPTHTVSLPEQIITFELSSYEWSQNLLCIALMDKLVLGSVRFPEENENESFEWKQLKEIHHKSRPHSVAFAPETSLAVVPKKVVIASAGSDYKIRIFHSDLDQHDTVQLLEGHRSYVNHVSWDPDGEFLASCSDDNSCVLWKCKEEYCQGPSFFFGSAVLSAKWHPEESGHLLIAEKCGVVHLYKVHLKTSMLSVETDTNPLSYADWNLSNSAYVVAMARGNVFFWDLKNSSWPIENKPLHDECGQIVKFSPHSEHVVASIGKPNATLKVIHMKNKLPQIEAKLLLYGGLCWHYQLPYVLAASDRKLCFWKVLI, from the exons ATGGACACGAAAGGATCTCCACCAACGCACACCGTTTCACTGCCGGAGCAAATCATCACTTTCGAACTATCGTCCTACGAATGGTCGCAAAATCTGTTGTGCATTGCGCTGATGGACAAGCTGGTGCTTGGCAGTGTGCGCTTTCCG gaagaaaacgaaaatgaatcCTTCGAATGGAAACAGTTGAAAGAGATCCACCACAAAAGTCGACCGCATTCGGTAGCGTTTGCTCCAGAAACTTCACTCGCCGTGGTTCCGAAGAAGGTTGTGATTGCTAGTGCTGGATCGGATTATAAAATACGTATTTTCCACAGCGATCTGGATCAACACGATACCGTGCAACTGTTGGAAGGCCATCGGTCCTACGTAAATCACGTAAGCTGGGATCCGGACGGTGAATTCTTGGCATCTTGCAGCGATGATAATAGTTGTGTACTGTGGAAGTGTAAGGAAGAGTATTGCCAGGGTCCTAGTTTTTTCTTCGGTTCTGCCGTCCTGTCCGCCAAATGGCATCCGGAGGAATCAGGACATCTTTTAATTGCGGAAAAATGTGGCGTAGTACACCTGTACAAGGTGCATCTGAAAACGTCGATGCTGTCGGTAGAAACGGACACAAATCCGCTCAGCTACGCTGATTGGAATTTAAGCAACTCGGCGTACGTCGTGGCAATGGCCAGAGGTAATGTTTTCTTCTGGGATTTGAAAAATTCCAGCTGGCCTATCGAAAACAAACCGCTGCACGACGAGTGTGGTCAAATAGTGAAATTTTCTCCACACTCCGAACACGTAGTTGCTagtattggcaaaccaaacgcaACGCTGAAAGTAATAcacatgaaaaacaaactacccCAAATAGAAGCTAAACTGCTACTGTATGGTGGTCTTTGCTGGCATTATCAATTACCGTACGTTTTGGCCGCTTCCGATCGAAAGCTATGCTTCTGGAAggtgttaatttaa
- the LOC128718732 gene encoding RNA-binding protein 28, which yields MITESSENHTSGKFSKNELRRRSRTYLHRQCRIIIRNLSYKITENMLRSEFERFGNLEEVNILKREDGKLVGCAFLQFSQREESDRAIQEMDSHIFMGRKIEVHYAKDKADYSRIKKEKIKEEDAVKIEDDDGVQIKEEEDDDDDDEDDEDEDDYTDDDDENEDDDIDEDVDEKPPKGLKSSIKKEKRHNEVEEEREVFVKNLPYEVDASELMEIMSQFGKVEKALINKERISGHSKGTAFVIFRRKDSAEISCRQSLKLRVHDQYIEIMPALRKADIMNREKVKQAKDSRNLYLLKEGLIMAGSPAAKDVSKGDMAQRLRLEQRSNEMLKNFNRFVSRERLTIHNLPQSYTNEELRKMIIKNTSCKPKECRVMQENRQSFGNAMSKSRGYGFVSFAKHEIALEVLRKLNNNPAIFGKNSRPIVSFSIEDRIVYNIRQKRLEKSRLNNPTYQKKMEELKAKRLQKAQSRKETRRNTLEQLAVAPVTLLQKLNAKSRAVDLAQKKKQRKRDVEETPFAGELAQEGKKGIRSTRKISIQAKTHLKRINQERKEEKKKRTKQEHARNRKAKEGVKKVKPKMNISELKKEDAFFKEAIGKYKNMISQVNKKSVRSKWYSE from the coding sequence atgataacgGAAAGTTCGGAGAACCACACATCCGGCAAGTTCAGTAAAAATGAACTTCGCAGGCGCAGTCGCACGTACCTTCACCGGCAGTGTCGCATTATCATTCGTAACCTATCGTACAAAATCACGGAAAACATGCTGCGCAGTGAATTCGAAAGGTTTGGCAATCTCGAGGAAGTTAATATTCTTAAGCGGGAGGATGGAAAGCTGGTTGGCTGTGCGTTCCTGCAATTTTCCCAGCGAGAAGAGTCTGACCGGGCCATTCAGGAGATGGATAGTCACATTTTCATGGGAAGGAAGATAGAGGTGCATTATGCTAAAGATAAAGCGGACTATTCCAggataaaaaaagagaaaatcaaAGAGGAAGATGCCGTTAAAATTGAAGACGATGATGGTGTTCAAATTAAGGAGgaagaggatgatgatgatgatgatgaagatgacgagGACGAGGACGACTAcactgatgacgatgatgagaaCGAGGACGATGACATCGATGAGGATGTGGATGAAAAACCTCCGAAAGGGTTAAAATCCTCcattaaaaaagagaaacggCACAACGAGGTTGAGGAAGAACGAGAAGTGTTTGTGAAGAATCTACCCTACGAGGTGGATGCAAGCGAATTGATGGAGATAATGTCTCAGTTTGGCAAAGTGGAGAAAGCTCTAATCAACAAGGAGCGCATATCGGGACACTCGAAAGGAACTGCGTTTGTAATATTCAGGCGGAAAGACTCGGCTGAAATCAGCTGCCGTCAAAGCCTCAAGCTGAGAGTGCACGATCAGTACATCGAAATTATGCCAGCGCTGCGCAAGGCCGACATCATGAATCGTGAGAAGGTAAAGCAAGCGAAAGATTCACGAAATCTGTACCTACTCAAGGAAGGATTGATCATGGCTGGTTCGCCCGCAGCAAAGGACGTATCAAAGGGAGACATGGCACAAAGATTGCGCTTAGAACAGCGCAGTAACGAGATGCTAAAAAACTTTAATCGTTTTGTCTCGCGGGAACGGCTAACCATACACAACCTCCCACAGAGCTACACAAATGAGGAGCTGCGAAAAATGATCATCAAAAACACGTCGTGCAAACCAAAGGAATGTCGTGTGATGCAAGAGAATCGTCAATCGTTCGGTAATGCAATGAGCAAATCACGTGGGTAtggctttgtttcgtttgcaaagCACGAAATAGCACTGGAAGTGCTACGAAAGCTCAACAACAATCCGGCCATTTTCGGAAAGAACAGTAGACCCATCGTTTCGTTCAGTATCGAAGATCGTATCGTTTACAACATTAGACAGAAGCGGTTGGAAAAATCAAGGCTGAATAATCCTACCTAccagaagaaaatggaagagCTGAAAGCGAAACGGTTGCAAAAAGCGCAATCCCGAAAGGAAACGCGGCGCAACACGCTGGAACAGTTGGCTGTGGCCCCGGTTACATTGTTGCAAAAGCTTAATGCTAAGTCGAGGGCCGTTGACTTGgcacagaaaaagaaacaacgcaAACGTGACGTTGAAGAGACACCGTTCGCGGGAGAGTTAGCGCAGGAGGGCAAGAAGGGCATCCGATCGACCCGTAAGATATCCATCCAGGCCAAAACACACTTGAAGCGTATTAATCAGGAGCGcaaggaagagaaaaagaagcGCACCAAGCAGGAACACGCGCGGAATCGGAAGGCCAAGGAGGGTGTGAAAAAGGTGAAACCGAAGATGAACATTAGCGAGTTGAAAAAAGAAGATGCGTTCTTCAAAGAGGCCATCGGAAAGTACAAAAACATGATCAGccaagtaaacaaaaaatcggtACGAAGCAAATGGTACAGCGAATAG
- the LOC128707895 gene encoding uncharacterized protein LOC128707895: MSRIAVSYMHGRGLIFDAEDYLKLRFECRIVGNLIGVPVSHPRNVNQQGMPVALSRWELKLLLEKEMIWLVDQNSALQRPPSDEETHLYAGMVERQKEELRMPAIEKRLEAFQKHLPKIIEGKRKKLLKAGVKEEDINLDAEQLVSEERERIMKEQFDTMVQIPTKHLIALGFSECSLDLSTEECVKYRIFASLWRQGGCITTGDAFGCDFLLYPGDPMYFHASHMVHVLQNGVSQKLDAKYLIRVCRLSVVVNKLCVLAYIDETTNEVQFETLEWEGNASNKGDTF; this comes from the exons ATGAGCCGGATTGCAGTGAGTTACATGCATGGTCGTGGTTTAATATTTGATGCTGAAG ACTATCTAAAACTTCGATTTGAATGTCGAATCGTCGGGAATCTAATCGGCGTTCCCGTCTCCCATCCAAGGAATGTCAACCAACAAGGGATGCCTGTAGCTTTATCCAGATGGGAACTAAAATTACTTCTAGAGAAAGAAATGATTTGGCTGGTAGATCAAAATAGCGCATTGCAACGACCACCTTCTGATGAGGAAACACACCTTTACGCCGGAATGGTTGAGCGACAGAAGGAAGAATTACGCATGCCAGCAATTGAGAAACGACTTGAAGCATTCCAAAAACATTTACCAAAGATTATTGAAGGCAAGCGTAAGAAACTGCTCAAAGCAGGAGTTAAAGAGGAAG ATATCAACCTGGATGCTGAACAATTGGTCAGCGAGGAAAGAGAAAGGATAATGAAAGAGCAGTTTGATACGATGGTACAGATTCCAACGAAACATTTGATCGCGCTTG GCTTTTCAGAGTGTTCGCTAGATTTGAGTACTGAAGAGTGCGTGAAATATCGCATTTTTGCATCGCTCTGGCGGCAAGGAGGTTGCATAACGACTGGAGATGCGTTTGGGTGTGATTTTTTGCTGTATCCGGGCGATCCAATGTATTTCCACGCATCACATATGGTACACGTGCTGCAGAATGGAGTGAGCCAAAAGTTAGACGCTAAGTATCTGATTCGCGTTTGTCGCCTTTCAGTGGTGGTGAATAAGCTATGCGTTCTCGCCTATATCGATGAAACTACCAACGAGGTGCAATTTGAAACCCTAGAATGGGAGGGTAATGCTAGTAATAAAGGAGACACCTTTTGA
- the LOC128707842 gene encoding exportin-5 gives MEMAHEVVELANELARAVKITMDPEATQQARMDAYVACERFKDVSPLCAQAGLSLVTGNYPPIVRHFGLQLMEHTIKFNWNSISQQEKIFIKENAMKLLNGGVGEAQDQSLAHIKDGVSRIIVEMIKREWPQQWTTLLVELSDACSQGMAQTELVLLVFLRLVEDVALLQTIESNQRRKDIYQALTVNMSEIFNFFLRLIELHVGEFRSATSVGDKHKAHGHSRVVQVALQTLTGFVEWVSINHVMAANGRLLQILCILLTDVDFQQPAADCLGQIANRRGQLKDRKPLLLLFEDAPVEHYYQAATQNDRLGTESYYMFLKKLIPVLTGLASQMTALWGKEECQPIRPHCLATFLGTVLIFTRHSSYSLAHPAALIWTSLLKHEQISKEHLVLEYIPKVIEVIGPKIIKVNYPLTRPTEVTMHPQTFASLDYDGEEEWLVFFFRCRTDFLEIFRQATLIAPLVTFSYCEHWLNARLQKTTTTERNTTCSVTDPVYLEWDALTNVLDGVLSRILMVTERPSVSAGLRLLEECLKVESTDPLVLSVLLSCISSLFVFLSMSSCQITAANCVAMTGVQLLPRVLEKIFASLVFQESGETRHTRTVAVKNLRRHAAALMVKIAHKYPLLLLPIFDQINTSVKNLIIQPDRLSKVEQVTLLEALLLISNHFCDFERQSGFVAEVIRDGVTIWGGILSPVVKNAHTFIEYVGLNHPAIEPFSTTIEDPYNVNRRQLTYALSLVLGVIKRCSWPDDPDRCSRGGFVVALTESGNPICRNPATSHVVPLLPHILSLMRCLNELWKPDALQTFSDSFRNANGMQESEKKQLLGVSPVLQDPLDPSQKMPPTAFGRMQTFLSSIFEHCYHMMGSAGPALGRDLYALPGIANAIVGSVFASLEYVPDFRIRTIVRVFLKPFIYSCPPVFHEAVLLPIFAHFVPFMLTRLTARWHYITSLYESGELGEDVSDTQEVLEDMLNRTLTREYIDVLKVALVGSTIDPTANSATDAPMAGGMDQDDQSMDGTPQALTRAAQSAMTSEVISDLGGKLLRNQYTSNSIVMTVLSVLSWNDSTSSLKATFLSGPIIRFLASEQLVTETLASNIIIAVLKALQQHGQHESNQTSLITLGVQTYEILRPKFPNILEVLQQIPNVSAGDIQKLDEKISSSSTKGNKIDKAKKDLFKKITTNIIGRNIGQHGRKEVKILNLPPIVAPPNNHRSSAFNLIESNQETGLAHLFVRRS, from the exons ATGGAGATGGCCCACGAAGTGGTTGAACTTGCCAACGAGCTGGCTCGTGCCGTAAAGATAACGATGGACCCAGAAGCAACACAGCAGGCAAGGATGGACGCATACGTTGCCTGTGAAAG ATTCAAAGATGTTTCTCCGCTTTGTGCACAAGCGGGTCTTTCACTGGTGACTGGCAACTATCCGCCCATCGTTCGTCACTTCGGACTGCAGCTGATGGAACATACGATCAAGTTCAACTGGAATAGCATCTCCCAGCAGGAGAAGATATTCATCAAGGAAAACGCCATGAAACTGCTAAACGGTGGCGTCGGGGAAGCACAGGATCAAAGCCTCGCTCACATCAAGGACGGCGTGTCACGGATCATCGTGGAGATGATAAAACGTGAATGGCCCCAGCAATGGACTACGCTGCTGGTTGAGTTGAGTGATGCCTGCTCACAGGGCATGGCCCAAACGGAGCTAGTGCTGCTGGTATTCCTTCGATTAGTCGAAGATGTGGCACTGCTGCAGACAATCGAGTCAAATCAACGGCGGAAGGACATTTACCAGGCACTGACCGTGAATATGTCGGAgatattcaactttttcttGCGACTAATCGAACTCCACGTGGGTGAGTTCCGCAGCGCAACCTCGGTTGGAGATAAACACAAAGCGCACGGCCACAGTCGAGTCGTGCAGGTTGCATTGCAAACACTAACCGGGTTCGTAGAGTGGGTATCGATCAATCACGTCATGGCGGCTAACGGACGGTTACTACAGATCCTGTGCATTTTACTGACGGACGTCGATTTCCAGCAACCTGCTGCAGATTGCCTTGGACAGATTGCAAATAGGCGCGGTCAGCTAAAGGACCGCAAACCACTGCTCCTACTGTTCGAGGATGCACCGGTTGAACATTACTACCAAGCAGCGACACAAAACGATCGTCTCGGAACAGAATCGTACTATATGTTCCTAAAAAAACTCATCCCAGTGCTGACCGGGCTAGCATCGCAAATGACGGCCCTTTGGGGCAAGGAAGAATGCCAACCTATTCGTCCGCACTGTTTGGCTACCTTCTTAGGCACGGTACTGATTTTTACGCGTCACTCCAGCTACAGTCTCGCTCATCCCGCTGCCCTGATTTGGACGAGCCTGTTAAAACACGAGCAAATATCCAAGGAGCATCTTGTTCTTGAGTACATTCCAAAGGTGATCGAAGTGATCGGACCGAAGATCATCAAGGTAAACTATCCCCTAACACGCCCCACGGAAGTAACTATGCATCCGCAAACGTTTGCAAGTCTCGATTACGACGGTGAGGAAGAGTGGttagtgtttttctttcgctgtcGAACGGATTTTTTGGAAATCTTTCGCCAGGCGACACTGATTGCACCGCTCGTAACGTTTTCTTACTGCGAACACTGGCTTAACGCAAGGTTGCAGAAAACGACCACAACCGAGCGTAATACCACGTGCAGCGTAACAGATCCGGTATATCTCGAGTGGGACGCACTTACGAACGTGCTAGATGGGGTGTTATCGCGGATTCTGATGGTCACTGAGCGCCCGTCAGTGTCGGCCGGGTTAAGGCTGCTCGAGGAATGTCTAAAGGTGGAATCAACGGATCCACTCGTCCTGTCGGTGCTACTCTCTTGCATCTCCTCACTGTTCGTGTTTCTCAGCATGTCCTCCTGTCAAATCACGGCCGCTAACTGTGTCGCCATGACTGGTGTGCAGCTGTTGCCGCGGGTGCTGGAGAAAATATTCGCCTCGTTGGTCTTTCAGGAATCGGGCGAAACGCGCCATACGCGTACGGTGGCGGTTAAGAATTTGCGTCGTCATGCGGCCGCTCTAATGGTGAAAATAGCGCACAAATacccgctgctgctgttgcccaTCTTTGACCAGATCAACACGAGCGTAAAGAACCTCATCATTCAGCCGGACCGGCTCAGTAAGGTGGAGCAGGTAACGTTGCTGGAAGCGTTGCTGCTTATTTCGAACCATTTTTGCGACTTTGAGCGACAAAGCGGCTTCGTGGCGGAAGTCATACGCGATGGCGTAACGATCTGGGGTGGAATCTTGAGCCCAGTtgtaaaaaatgcacacacctTCATCGAGTACGTCGGTTTGAACCATCCAGCCATCGAGCCGTTTTCCACCACGATCGAGGATCCGTACAATGTCAACCGGAGGCAGCTTACTTACGCGCTCAGTCTCGTGCTGGGAGTTATAAAGCGTTGCTCTTGGCCAGATGATCCGGACCGTTGCTCACGAGGCGGTTTCGTCGTAGCGTTAACCGAATCCGGCAATCCGATCTGCCGTAATCCAGCTACCTCGCACGTTGTGCCACTGTTACCCCACATCCTGTCGCTGATGCGCTGTCTCAACGAGCTGTGGAAACCAGACGCTCTGCAGACGTTTTCGGACTCGTTCCGAAACGCCAATGGTATGCAGGAGAGTGAGAAAAAGCAACTTCTCGGTGTGTCGCCGGTGTTGCAGGATCCGCTCGATCCTTCACAAAAAATGCCACCAACGGCTTTCGGACGCatgcaaacatttttgtcAAGCATCTTCGAGCACTGTTACCACATGATGGGGTCGGCTGGACCGGCGCTAGGGCGAGATCTGTACGCGCTGCCCGGCATCGCAAATGCTATCGTTGGCAGTGTGTTTGCTAGCCTGGAATACGTACCAGACTTTCGTATTCGAACGATTGTTCGGGTATTTCTGAAGCCATTTATCTACTCCTGCCCACCAGTGTTCCATGAAGCAGTTCTGTTGCCGATCTTTGCCCACTTTGTTCCATTCA TGCTGACAAGACTGACAGCTCGCTGGCACTACATTACGTCGCTCTACGAATCTGGCGAGCTTGGAGAGGACGTGAGCGACACACAAGAAGTGCTGGAAGATATGCTCAATCGAACGCTTACCAGGGAGTACATTGATGTGCTGAAGGTGGCCCTGGTTGGTAGTACCATAGATCCGACCGCAAATTCCGCCACCGATGCACCGATGGCTGGTGGCATGGATCAGGATGATCAGAGTATGGACGGTACACCGCAAGCGCTGACACGTGCTGCACAATCTGCCATGACGTCGGAAGTCATCAGCGATCTGGGTGGAAAGTTACTACGCAATCAATACACCAGCAATTCAATCGTTATGACGGTTTTAAG CGTGCTTTCATGGAATGACAGTACCTCTAGCTTGAAAGCAACATTTCTCAGTGGTCCAATCATACGATTCCTAGCGTCGGAACAATTAGTCACGGAAACACTAGCGTCTAACATTATCATCGCGGTATTGAAGGCACTTCAGCAGCACGGTCAACACGAATCCAATCAG ACATCGCTCATAACGCTCGGTGTGCAGACGTACGAAATACTTCGACCAAAGTTCCCCAACATACTGGAGGTGTTGCAGCAGATCCCGAACGTGAGTGCGGGTGATATACAGAAGCTGGACGAAAAGATATCGTCCAGCAGcacgaaaggaaacaaaatcgaTAAGGCAAAGAAGGACCTATTCAAGAAGATCACAACGAATATCATTGGGCGCAACATTGGTCAGCATGGTCGCAAGGAGGTGAAAATTTTGAACCTACCACCGATCGTCGCACCGCCCAACAATCATCGCTCGAGTGCATTTAATCTGATCGAAAGCAACCAGGAAACTGGTCTGGCGCATTTATTCGTCCGGCGTAGTTAG